In Oryza sativa Japonica Group chromosome 11, ASM3414082v1, the following are encoded in one genomic region:
- the LOC9269799 gene encoding LOW QUALITY PROTEIN: putative disease resistance RPP13-like protein 1 (The sequence of the model RefSeq protein was modified relative to this genomic sequence to represent the inferred CDS: inserted 6 bases in 3 codons) encodes MAEVVLAGLHLAASPTFMKLLTDPSMCLGVDMKRELHELETTIMPQFELMIEAADKLNHRSKLDKWLGELKEALYNAEDLLDEHEYNVLKCKAKRGSDSSVAHVSSINNTLKKPLHAAFSRVSNLHPENRKLLRQLNELKGILAKAGEFCELLGLPGGNSAEVSSLPKTAGVAPATSLPPPKVFGRDMDRNRIVDFLIKKSAFEASYMVLAIVGQGGMGKSTLAQYVYNDDRVKEHFDVRMWVCISRKLDVHRHTREIIKSAEKGECPRVDNLDTLQCKLREILHEKEKFLLVLDDVWFDKSNNQSEWDLLLNPLLASQKGGSKVLVTSRSKTLPAALFCEEVIDLENMKDNDFLALFKHYAFSGAVIRDLQLHGKLEEIAERICKRLGKSPLAAKVVGSQLKGKIDSTAWKDALAIKIDNLXEPMEALSWSYQKLHPYLQRCFLYCSLFPKGFKYKIDELVHLWVAEGLVDSGNLNKSMEDTGRDYFNEMVSVSFFQPISEMHVSKQYSMHDLLHEFAESLSKEDCFRLEDDSEKVIPCTIRHLSVCIESVKLHKQSICKLHHLRTVICTEPLVDDGNDLFNQVLQNLKKLRALHLSFYNTSKLPESIGQLKHLRYLNIIKTLISELPRSLCTLYHLQLLQLNNKFESLPEKLCNLSKLRHLEGYNDLMYSMREEAVPQIPNIGKLTSLQHIDDFCVQKQKGYELWQLRDMNELGGSLSITNLENVTGKDEALESKLHEKSHVKTLKLVWSCNNMDAEDSFYLDILEGLMPPPKIEGLTINGYRPATYPSWLLKGSYFENLESLELVNCSSLESLPPNTKLLRHCDKLTLRNVPNLKTLTCLPGGLTCLSIEECPLLMFISNDEVEQHVQRENNMMRADHLASHLALIWDVDLGSDIMNALSDEHSSLKHLSTWMDADIMENLQTIESALERGDEKENIIQAWVCCHEHRIRLLYKRNVGLPLVPPSGLCRLHLSSCSITDGALSNCLGSLISLKRLSLINIMTLTTLPSDGVVQHSRKLEFLFIKYCWCLRSLGGLRAATSLFEARFISCPSLELAHGAESMPSSLQKLSIYSCVITADLFCTDLPNLEQLGLCSCRSSSSMSVGRLTSLKSFSLYHSPDLCVLEDLSSLQLHHVHLIDVPKLTGECISQFRVQYSLYVSSFVMLNHMLSAEGFKVPPFLSLENCKEPSIAFEESAAHFAMVRCLRFXVTEMRSLEGNMKCLSSLNKLDIHFCPNISXLPDLPSSLQHLSIWGCELLKENCRAPDGESWPKIAHIRWKDYR; translated from the exons ATGGCAGAGGTGGTGCTGGCTGGCTTACATTTGGCAGCATCGCCAACCTTCATGAAGCTCCTCACTGACCCTTCAATGTGCCTTGGCGTGGACATGAAGCGTGAGCTCCATGAACTAGAGACCACCATCATGCCGCAGTTTGAGCTGATGATTGAAGCAGCTGATAAGCTTAACCACAGATCCAAGCTGGACAAATGGCTCGGGGAACTCAAGGAAGCCTTGTACAACGCTGAGGATCTGCTCGACGAGCACGAGTACAATGTCCTCAAGTGCAAAGCGAAGCGTGGGAGTGATTCCTCTGTGGCGCATGTCTCCTCCATCAATAACACTTTGAAGAAGCCTCTGCATGCTGCATTTAGCAGGGTGTCCAATCTGCACCCAGAGAACAGAAAGCTACTTCGCCAGCTGAACGAACTGAAGGGCATCCTGGCGAAAGCCGGGGAGTTCTGTGAACTGCTTGGTTTACCAGGTGGCAATAGTGCAGAGGTCTCCAGCCTACCAAAAACTGCCGGTGTCGCTCCAGCTACATCACTTCCACCACCAAAAGTTTTTGGTCGGGACATGGACCGCAACCGTATAGTAGATTTTCTTATTAAGAAGAGTGCCTTTGAGGCTAGCTACATGGTTTTGGCCATTGTTGGACAAGGGGGCATGGGAAAATCCACCTTGGCACAGTATGTTTATAACGATGATAGGGTGAAAGAACATTTTGATGTAAGGATGTGGGTCTGCATCTCACGCAAACTTGATGTCCATCGGCATACACGGGAGATTATCAAGTCTGCAGAGAAGGGTGAGTGCCCACGTGTTGATAATCTTGACACTCTTCAGTGCAAACTAAGGGAAATCCTGCATGAAAAAGAGAAATTCCTCCTTGTGTTGGATGATGTTTGGTTTGATAAATCTAACAACCAGAGTGAATGGGACTTACTGCTCAATCCTCTGCTAGCTTCTCAGAAAGGGGGAAGCAAAGTTTTGGTAACTTCTCGGTCAAAGACACTTCCAGCTGCTCTTTTCTGTGAAGAGGTCATTGATTTGGAAAACATGAAAGATAATGATTTCTTGGCACTCTTCAAACACTATGCTTTCTCTGGAGCTGTCATCCGAGATCTGCAATTGCACGGGAAGCTAGAAGAGATTGCAGAGAGGATTTGTAAAAGGCTTGGAAAATCTCCTCTGGCTGCAAAAGTTGTGGGTTCCCAGTTGAAAGGGAAAATTGATAGCACTGCATGGAAGGATGCTCTAGCTATAAAGATTGACAACCT AGAGCCAATGGAAGCTCTGTCATGGAGCTACCAAAAGTTACATCCATATCTGCAGAGGTGCTTTCTGTATTGCAGCTTATTTCCAAAAGGTTTCAAGTATAAAATTGATGAGTTGGTCCACCTTTGGGTGGCAGAGGGATTAGTTGATTCAGGCAACCTGAATAAGAGTATGGAAGACACTGGCCGGGATTACTTCAATGAGATGGTGTCTGTATCTTTCTTTCAACCCATATCTGAAATGCATGTCAGTAAACAGTACAGCATGCATGATCTTCTCCATGAGTTTGCAGAGTCACTTTCAAAAGAAGACTGCTTTAGATTAGAAGATGATAGTGAGAAAGTAATACCATGCACGATTCGTCATTTATCTGTTTGTATTGAGAGTGTGAAACTGCATAAGCAAAGTATCTGCAAGTTACATCATTTACGCACTGTTATCTGCACTGAACCACTAGTGGATGATGGAAACGATCTCTTCAATCAGGTATTGCAGAATCTGAAGAAGTTGCGTGCACTCCATTTGTCATTTTACAACACAAGCAAGTTGCCTGAATCTATTGGTCAGCTGAAGCACCTTCGGTATTTGAACATTATCAAAACATTGATTTCTGAATTGCCGAGATCATTGTGTACTCTTTACCACCTACAGTTACTTCAGTTAAACAACAAATTTGAGAGTTTGCCTGAGAAACTCTGCAATTTAAGTAAGTTGCGGCATCTTGAAGGGTACAATGATTTAATGTATAGTATGCGTGAAGAAGCAGTACCTCAAATTCCGAACATAGGCAAGTTAACTTCTCTACAACATATTGATGATTTTTGCGTGCAAAAGCAGAAGGGTTATGAGTTATGGCAACTGAGGGACATGAACGAGCTTGGCGGCAGTTTGAGTATCACAAATCTCGAGAATGTCACTGGAAAGGATGAAGCCTTGGAGTCAAAGCTACATGAAAAAAGTCATGTTAAAACATTGAAGCTTGTCTGGAGTTGCAATAACATGGATGCAGAAGATAGTTTTTATTTGGACATTCTAGAAGGTTTGATGCCACCGCCCAAAATTGAGGGCCTTACAATCAATGGTTACAGACCTGCCACATATCCAAGCTGGCTCCTTAAGGGTTCCTATTTTGAGAATTTGGAGTCTCTTGAGCTTGTTAATTGCAGTTCATTGGAAAGCCTACCACCCAATACGAAACTCCTAAGGCACTGTGATAAACTTACACTTAGAAATGTTCCAAACCTGAAGACGTTAACATGTCTTCCAGGAGGCCTTACATGCCTGTCGATCGAAGAATGCCCGCTGCTTATGTTTATTTCCAACGATGAGGTTGAACAGCATGTTCAGAGGGAGAACAACATGATGAGGGCAGACCACTTGGCATCACACCTTGCTTTGATCTGGGATGTGGATTTAGGATCAGATATAATGAATGCACTATCTGATGAACATTCATCATTGAAGCACTTGTCAACATGGATGGATGCTGACATAATGGAAAATCTTCAAACCATTGAAAGCGCTCTAGAAAGAGgagatgaaaaagaaaacatcATCCAGGCATGGGTATGTTGCCATGAGCACAGGATTAGACTCCTTTACAAAAGGAACGTCGGTCTGCCATTAGTTCCACCATCAGGACTTTGCCGACTTCATCTCTCTTCATGCAGTATTACGGATGGAGCTTTATCTAACTGCCTTGGTAGCCTCATTTCACTGAAAAGATTGTCGCTAATAAACATCATGACTTTGACCACACTTCCGTCAGATGGGGTCGTTCAACATTCGAGAAAGCTTGAATTCCTATTCATTAAATATTGCTGGTGTCTCAGATCATTAGGAGGCTTGCGAGCAGCTACATCTCTTTTCGAAGCCAGGTTTATCTCCTGCCCTTCTTTAGAGCTGGCACATGGAGCAGAATCTATGCCATCTTCCCTTCAGAAACTTAGTATATATAGCTGTGTGATCACAGCTGACCTCTTCTGTACTGACTTGCCAAACCTCGAACAACTTGGACTGTGTAGCTGCAGAAGCTCTTCATCCATGTCTGTTGGTCGTCTAACCTCCCTCAAATCATTCTCACTATATCATTCACCAGATTTATGTGTGCTGGAAGACTTGTCTTCTCTGCAACTTCATCACGTGCATTTGATAGATGTTCCAAAGCTTACTGGAGAGTGCATCTCACAGTTTCGTGTCCAATATTCACTCTATGTTAGCAGTTTTGTGATGCTCAACCACATGCTCTCCGCTGAAGGCTTCAAAGTTCCACCATTTCTCTCTCTTGAAAATTGCAAGGAGCCATCCATTGCATTTGAAGAATCTGCAGCACATTTTGCAATGGTCAGGTGCCTGAGGTT CGTGACTGAAATGAGGTCCCTAGAAGGAAATATGAAGTGCCTCTCAAGTCTAAATAAACTCGATATacatttttgcccaaacatttC TCTTCCAGACCTGCCGTCCTCCCTCCAGCATTTATCCATCTGGGGCTGTGAACTCTTGAAGGAGAACTGCAGAGCACCTGACGGAGAAAGCTGGCCAAAGATTGCGCATATCCGCTGGAAGGATTACCGATGA
- the LOC4350717 gene encoding uncharacterized protein isoform X1 codes for MELLQEKNIHVSQRDDKAKWIIDNYSNIRSFTEHDIEKITSNYSTLIGKGGFGEVFRGVLDDEDDVVAVKRYIRGDLREEFMEEIRIHAQMSHKNIVKLIGCCIGKNRLMMVTEFISNGNLEDALHNSDIFIPLSTRLGIAMGCAKALSYMHSMHLSSSSLICHGDIKPANILLDANLTAKVSDFGISKSLSGGITRWTSNVKGSIAYMDPIYYREGRVTSKSDVYSFGAVLLELIARKSMKEGGISCEAFRQACAKGKGLRELLDIEIAEECNMNILEEIAKLATKCMIVDNIKKRPQMNDVAEHLRTWIFQVRNGGHEKPAWESTLDKVHDALKKGMQSAGIFSSSIISNPQKHNFGIFRSNDVRIFTKKDISVITNNSSHLLGKSTFCNVYKGILDDNTLVAVKTYSVFSYDEDLRNSISTSITIMSKIAHRYIIKLLGHCSDADHLPILIYEYAAKGSLNDILYSKEDFPLELRLKIAVKTAEALEFLHSSAFCVIRHGNIKPSNILLDSNLMPKVAGFTSSRRIAENNNDQVASMEFTHIHYMDPIHIQSGHFTVKNDVYSFGVVLFELISRKKPVYHCHDNNRRLIPEFIRAYETAKSGKAMFDEGIMAEEDIAVLEEIGRLAMECVSLEIDGRPTMKEVAERLKMIRRMKESSAMGAARC; via the coding sequence ATGGAACTTCTACAAGAGAAGAACATACATGTCAGCCAAAGGGATGACAAGGCAAAGTGGATAATTGATAACTATAGTAATATTAGGAGTTTCACAGAACATGACATTGAGAAAATCACTAGCAACTATAGCACTCTAATTGGAAAGGGTGGATTTGGAGAAGTATTTAGAGGGGTtcttgatgatgaagatgacgtaGTTGCCGTGAAGAGATATATCCGTGGAGATTTAAGAGAAGAGTTCATGGAAGAGATAAGAATCCATGCTCAAATGAGCCATAAGAATATAGTGAAACTTATAGGCTGCTGTATAGGAAAAAATAGACTGATGATGGTAACTGAGTTTATCTCAAATGGGAATCTTGAAGATGCACTTCACAACAGTGATATTTTCATCCCTTTGAGTACACGCTTGGGCATTGCAATGGGATGTGCAAAAGCATTGAGCTACATGCATTCGATGCATTTATCAAGTAGCAGCCTTATATGTCATGGCGATATTAAGCCTGCAAACATTCTTCTTGATGCCAATCTTACAGCAAAAGTTTCAGATTTTGGAATCTCAAAGTCTCTCTCAGGAGGCATCACCCGATGGACTTCTAATGTTAAAGGAAGTATAGCTTacatggatcctatatattatAGAGAAGGCCGTGTTACCTCGAAGAGTGATGTCTATAGCTTTGGAGCTGTTCTGTTAGAACTTATAGCTCGAAAAAGCATGAAAGAAGGGGGCATAAGTTGCGAAGCTTTCCGTCAAGCTTGTGCAAAGGGAAAAGGACTGAGGGAACTGTTGGATATAGAAATAGCAGAAGAATGCAATATGAATATTCTTGAAGAAATTGCAAAATTGGCAACTAAGTGCATGATAGTCGACAATATTAAAAAACGTCCTCAAATGAATGATGTGGCTGAACACCTTCGGACTTGGATTTTTCAAGTCCGGAATGGTGGACATGAAAAACCAGCTTGGGAATCCACTTTGGATAAAGTACATGATGCATTGAAGAAAGGTATGCAAAGCGCCGGCATTTTCAGCTCTAGTATAATTTCAAATCCTCAGAAGCACAATTTTGGTATTTTCAGGAGTAATGATGTTAGAATTTTCACAAAGAAAGATATCAGTGTGATCACAAATAACTCCTCTCATCTTCTTGGTAAAAGTACATTTTGTAATGTCTATAAAGGAATACTAGATGACAATACGTTGGTGGCAGTGAAAACTTATTCTGTGTTTTCTTATGATGAGGATCTAAGAAACAGTATTAGCACTAGCATAACCATCATGTCTAAAATCGCCCACAGGTACATCATCAAACTTTTGGGTCATTGTTCCGATGCTGATCATCTTCCTATTCTCATATATGAGTATGCTGCTAAAGGGAGCCTCAATGACATTCTGTACTCTAAAGAAGATTTCCCACTAGAGTTACGTCTGAAGATTGCAGTAAAAACTGCAGAAGCATTAGAATTCCTTCACTCCTCAGCATTTTGTGTCATCCGACATGGTAATATCAAGCCAAGCAATATACTTCTTGACAGTAACTTAATGCCAAAGGTTGCAGGTTTTACTTCATCAAGGAGGATTGCTGAAAACAACAATGATCAGGTCGCGTCTATGGAATTCACGCATATACACTACATGGACCCGATTCATATTCAGTCTGGGCATTTCACGGTAAAAAACGATGTGTACAGCTTCGGTGTCGTTCTCTTTGAACTCATCAGCAGGAAGAAACCTGTATATCATTGTCATGACAACAATCGTCGACTCATCCCTGAATTCATCAGAGCTTACGAGACAGCCAAGAGTGGGAAGGCAATGTTTGATGAAGGGATCATGGCTGAAGAAGATATCGCTGTCCTTGAAGAGATTGGGAGGCTGGCAATGGAGTGCGTCAGCTTGGAAATCGACGGAAGGCCGACGATGAAGGAAGTGGCTGAACGCCTTAAGATGATCAGGAGAATGAAGGAGAGCTCAGCCATGGGAGCAGCGAGATGCTAA
- the LOC4350717 gene encoding calcium/calmodulin-regulated receptor-like kinase 2 isoform X2, with protein MELLQEKNIHVSQRDDKAKWIIDNYSNIRSFTEHDIEKITSNYSTLIGKGGFGEVFRGVLDDEDDVVAVKRYIRGDLREEFMEEIRIHAQMSHKNIVKLIGCCIGKNRLMMVTEFISNGNLEDALHNSDIFIPLSTRLGIAMGCAKALSYMHSMHLSSSSLICHGDIKPANILLDANLTAKVSDFGISKSLSGGITRWTSNVKGSIAYMDPIYYREGRVTSKSDVYSFGAVLLELIARKSMKEGGISCEAFRQACAKGKGLRELLDIEIAEECNMNILEEIAKLATKCMIVDNIKKRPQMNDVAEHLRTWIFQVRNGGHEKPAWESTLDKVHDALKKGMQSAGIFSSSIISNPQKHNFGIFRSNDVRIFTKKDISVITNNSSHLLGKSTFCNVYKGILDDNTLVAVKTYSVFSYDEDLRNSISTSITIMSKIAHRYIIKLLGHCSDADHLPILIYEYAAKGSLNDILYSKEDFPLELRLKIAVKTAEALEFLHSSAFCVIRHGNIKPSNILLDSNLMPKVAGFTSSRRIAENNNDQVASMEFTHIHYMDPIHIQSGHFTSLRDSQEWEGNV; from the exons ATGGAACTTCTACAAGAGAAGAACATACATGTCAGCCAAAGGGATGACAAGGCAAAGTGGATAATTGATAACTATAGTAATATTAGGAGTTTCACAGAACATGACATTGAGAAAATCACTAGCAACTATAGCACTCTAATTGGAAAGGGTGGATTTGGAGAAGTATTTAGAGGGGTtcttgatgatgaagatgacgtaGTTGCCGTGAAGAGATATATCCGTGGAGATTTAAGAGAAGAGTTCATGGAAGAGATAAGAATCCATGCTCAAATGAGCCATAAGAATATAGTGAAACTTATAGGCTGCTGTATAGGAAAAAATAGACTGATGATGGTAACTGAGTTTATCTCAAATGGGAATCTTGAAGATGCACTTCACAACAGTGATATTTTCATCCCTTTGAGTACACGCTTGGGCATTGCAATGGGATGTGCAAAAGCATTGAGCTACATGCATTCGATGCATTTATCAAGTAGCAGCCTTATATGTCATGGCGATATTAAGCCTGCAAACATTCTTCTTGATGCCAATCTTACAGCAAAAGTTTCAGATTTTGGAATCTCAAAGTCTCTCTCAGGAGGCATCACCCGATGGACTTCTAATGTTAAAGGAAGTATAGCTTacatggatcctatatattatAGAGAAGGCCGTGTTACCTCGAAGAGTGATGTCTATAGCTTTGGAGCTGTTCTGTTAGAACTTATAGCTCGAAAAAGCATGAAAGAAGGGGGCATAAGTTGCGAAGCTTTCCGTCAAGCTTGTGCAAAGGGAAAAGGACTGAGGGAACTGTTGGATATAGAAATAGCAGAAGAATGCAATATGAATATTCTTGAAGAAATTGCAAAATTGGCAACTAAGTGCATGATAGTCGACAATATTAAAAAACGTCCTCAAATGAATGATGTGGCTGAACACCTTCGGACTTGGATTTTTCAAGTCCGGAATGGTGGACATGAAAAACCAGCTTGGGAATCCACTTTGGATAAAGTACATGATGCATTGAAGAAAGGTATGCAAAGCGCCGGCATTTTCAGCTCTAGTATAATTTCAAATCCTCAGAAGCACAATTTTGGTATTTTCAGGAGTAATGATGTTAGAATTTTCACAAAGAAAGATATCAGTGTGATCACAAATAACTCCTCTCATCTTCTTGGTAAAAGTACATTTTGTAATGTCTATAAAGGAATACTAGATGACAATACGTTGGTGGCAGTGAAAACTTATTCTGTGTTTTCTTATGATGAGGATCTAAGAAACAGTATTAGCACTAGCATAACCATCATGTCTAAAATCGCCCACAGGTACATCATCAAACTTTTGGGTCATTGTTCCGATGCTGATCATCTTCCTATTCTCATATATGAGTATGCTGCTAAAGGGAGCCTCAATGACATTCTGTACTCTAAAGAAGATTTCCCACTAGAGTTACGTCTGAAGATTGCAGTAAAAACTGCAGAAGCATTAGAATTCCTTCACTCCTCAGCATTTTGTGTCATCCGACATGGTAATATCAAGCCAAGCAATATACTTCTTGACAGTAACTTAATGCCAAAGGTTGCAGGTTTTACTTCATCAAGGAGGATTGCTGAAAACAACAATGATCAGGTCGCGTCTATGGAATTCACGCATATACACTACATGGACCCGATTCATATTCAGTCTGGGCATTTCACG AGCTTACGAGACAGCCAAGAGTGGGAAGGCAATGTTTGA
- the LOC112936998 gene encoding putative wall-associated receptor kinase-like 16 produces the protein MAGLWGGVAAATNLVPFVCLIPSRPPPLFIWHSVTGAHQPLGWAPPIRARVKAPLSRWAQGEGDPSNTDVYEGKLEDNTLVAVMKCNLVNKAQKKVFSNAAMIQSQIVHKNIIKILGCCLEEEILVLIYEYPSRENLYDILYGVKAVRLVSRLNIAIKIAEALLHNHSCLIQQGSVMRTNIPHGYVMTPNILVDGNFVPKLAGFSVSPRLIEGNKHAMFDYDNMNCYKNYFDPSFPKCGIPTVKNDVYSFGIVLLELISRNRPVCQEGDNLLVSKFLRTYNRDIHGKAMFDERITEEEDIHALDDIGRLALRCTHPKTNRRPTMKEVAGHLEMIRSSWKLKTAMGATTS, from the exons ATGGCG ggtttatggggtggagtggcggcggcgacgaacctcgttccTTTTGTGTGTCTTATCccgtcccgtcctccacccctctttatatggcacagtgtgacgggggcccaccagccattgggctgggcgcccccgatcagggcgcgggtcaaggcccccttgagccgttgggctcaaggggagggagatccatctaacaCTGATGTCTATGAAGGAAAACTTGAGGATAATACATTGGTGGCTGTGATGAAATGCAATCTGGTAAACAAGGCCCAGAAAAAGGTTTTTAGCAATGCAGCAATGATACAGTCCCAAATTGTTCACAAGAACATCATCAAAATTTTAGGTTGCTGCTTGGAGGAGGAGATTTTAGTTCTTATATACGAGTATCCTTCTAGAGAGAATCTCTATGACATTCTGTACGGTGTAAAAGCTGTCCGACTGGTTTCACGCCTGAATATAGCAATTAAGATTGCAGAAGCATTACTACacaatcattcttgtctcatcCAACAAGGTTCTGTTATGAGAACCAATATCCCACACGGTTATGTTATGACACCCAATATACTTGTCGATGGTAACTTTGTGCCAAAGCTAGCAGGCTTTTCAGTCTCACCCAGACTTATTGAGGGCAACAAGCATGCTATGTTTGATTATGACAATATGAACTGCTATAAGAACTACTTTGACCCAAGTTTTCCTAAGTGTGGGATACCAACGGTCAAAAACGATGTGTACAGCTTCGGTATTGTCCTCTTGGAGCTCATTAGCAGGAATAGACCAGTATGTCAAGAAGGGGATAATCTCCTTGTGTCTAAATTTTTGAGAACTTACAACAGAGACATACATGGAAAGGCAATGTTTGATGAGAGAATcacagaagaagaagacattCATGCCCTTGATGATATTGGGAGGTTGGCGTTGAGATGCACGCATCCAAAAACCAACAGGAGACCAACAATGAAGGAAGTGGCTGGACACCTTGAGATGATCAGGAGCTCTTGGAAACTGAAGACGGCCATGGGAGCTACCACAAGTTAA